The following are from one region of the Flavimobilis soli genome:
- the lysS gene encoding lysine--tRNA ligase, giving the protein MTPADSAQTAAPTPQDPAAAPADDTPEQIRVRKEKRERLLASGQEAYPVGVPVTHSIASVREKYGDLEAGVETDDVVGVAGRVVFLRNTGKLCFVTLQDGAGVRIQAMLSLAAVGEERLAAFKSDVDLGDHLFVHGRVGASRRGELSVFADSWTLAAKSLRPLPNMYEREDGTTAELSEEARVRQRYVDLIARPAARDTVRLRAGVVRSLRENFHRRDFLEIETPMLQTIHGGAAARPFATHMNAFDMELFLRIAPELFLKRAVVGGVEKVFEINRNFRNEGADSTHSPEFTMLEAYEAYGDYDTMAALTKDLVQTAAMDVLGTTLVTLPDGEQYELGGDWAEITMYESLSEKLGTEITHDTPDAELLALVEKFDLKIDPKRQNHGKLVEELWEFHVGDHLYAPTFVRDFPVETSPLTRDHRSKKGLVEKWDLYVRGFELATAYSELVDPVIQRQRFEAQALLAAAGDDEAMVLDEDFLAAMEFAMPPSGGMGMGLDRLLMALTGLGIRETIMFPLVKPLA; this is encoded by the coding sequence GTGACTCCCGCTGACTCCGCGCAGACCGCTGCGCCCACGCCCCAGGACCCCGCGGCCGCCCCGGCGGACGACACCCCCGAGCAGATCCGGGTGCGCAAGGAGAAGCGTGAGCGTCTCCTCGCGAGCGGCCAGGAGGCCTACCCGGTCGGCGTCCCCGTGACGCACTCGATCGCGTCGGTGCGCGAGAAGTACGGCGACCTCGAGGCGGGCGTCGAGACGGACGACGTCGTCGGCGTCGCGGGCCGCGTGGTGTTCCTGCGGAACACCGGCAAGCTCTGCTTCGTCACGCTGCAGGACGGCGCCGGCGTGCGCATCCAGGCGATGCTCTCCCTCGCCGCGGTCGGCGAGGAGCGCCTCGCGGCGTTCAAGTCCGACGTCGACCTGGGCGACCACCTCTTCGTGCACGGCCGCGTCGGTGCCTCGCGCCGCGGCGAGCTCTCGGTATTCGCGGACTCGTGGACGCTCGCGGCGAAGTCGCTGCGCCCGCTGCCCAACATGTACGAGCGTGAGGACGGCACGACCGCCGAGCTCTCCGAGGAGGCGCGCGTCCGCCAGCGCTACGTCGACCTCATCGCCCGCCCCGCCGCGCGCGACACGGTGCGGCTGCGTGCCGGCGTCGTGCGCTCGCTGCGCGAGAACTTCCACCGGCGCGACTTCCTCGAGATCGAGACGCCGATGCTGCAGACGATCCACGGTGGCGCCGCGGCTCGTCCGTTCGCGACACACATGAACGCGTTCGACATGGAGCTGTTCCTGCGTATCGCGCCCGAGCTGTTCCTCAAGCGCGCGGTCGTCGGCGGCGTCGAGAAGGTCTTCGAGATCAACCGCAACTTCCGCAACGAGGGCGCGGACTCGACGCACTCGCCCGAGTTCACGATGCTCGAGGCGTACGAGGCCTACGGCGACTACGACACGATGGCGGCGCTCACGAAGGACCTCGTGCAGACGGCCGCGATGGACGTCCTCGGCACGACCCTCGTCACGCTGCCTGACGGCGAGCAGTACGAGCTCGGCGGCGACTGGGCCGAGATCACGATGTACGAGTCGCTCTCCGAGAAGCTCGGCACCGAGATCACGCACGACACGCCAGACGCGGAGCTGCTCGCGCTCGTCGAGAAGTTCGACCTGAAGATCGACCCGAAGCGTCAGAACCACGGCAAGCTCGTCGAGGAGCTGTGGGAGTTCCACGTCGGCGACCACCTGTACGCGCCGACGTTCGTCCGCGACTTCCCGGTCGAGACGAGCCCGCTCACGCGCGACCACCGGTCCAAGAAGGGCCTCGTGGAGAAGTGGGACCTGTACGTCCGCGGCTTCGAGCTTGCGACCGCGTACTCGGAGCTCGTCGACCCGGTCATCCAGCGCCAGCGCTTCGAGGCGCAGGCGCTGCTCGCTGCGGCGGGCGACGACGAGGCGATGGTCCTCGACGAGGACTTCCTCGCCGCGATGGAGTTCGCGATGCCGCCGAGCGGCGGCATGGGCATGGGCCTCGACCGGCTGCTCATGGCGCTCACGGGCCTCGGCATCCGCGAGACGATCATGTTCCCGCTGGTGAAGCCGCTCGCCTGA